In Bos mutus isolate GX-2022 chromosome 10, NWIPB_WYAK_1.1, whole genome shotgun sequence, a single window of DNA contains:
- the BLOC1S6 gene encoding LOW QUALITY PROTEIN: biogenesis of lysosome-related organelles complex 1 subunit 6 (The sequence of the model RefSeq protein was modified relative to this genomic sequence to represent the inferred CDS: inserted 1 base in 1 codon), translating to MSVPGPPXPDGVLAGPPEGLEAGDLTPGLSDTSPDEGLIEDLTIEDKAVEQLAEGLLSHYLPDLQRSKQALQELTQNQVVLLDTLEQEISKFKECHSMLDINALFTEAKHYHAKLVNIRKEMLMLHEKTSKLKKRALKLQQKRQKEELEREQQREKEFEREKQLTAKPAKRT from the exons ATGAGTGTCCCTGGGCCAC TCCCGGACGGGGTCCTGGCAGGGCCACCCGAAGGCCTGGAGGCCGGGGACCTGACGCCGG GTTTAAGTGACACTTCTCCAGATGAAGGGTTAATAGAGGACTTGACCATAGAAGACAAAGCTGTGGAGCAACTGGCAGAAGGCTTGCTTTCTCACTACTTGCCAGATCTGCAGAGATCAAAACAAGCTCTCCAGGAACTCAC ACAGAACCAAGTTGTATTATTAGACACACTGGAAcaagaaatttcaaaatttaaagaatGTCATTCTATGTTGGACATTAATGCTTTG TTCACTGAAGCTAAACACTATCATGCCAAGTTGGTGAATATAAGAAAAGAGATGCTGATGCTTCATGAAAAGACATCCAAGTTAAAA AAAAGAGCACTTAAACTGCAGCAGAAGAGGCAAAAAGAAGAGTTGGAAAGGGAGCAGCAACGAGAGAAggaatttgaaagagaaaagcagttaACTGCCAAACCAGCTAAAAGGACGTGA